One genomic region from Arthrobacter sp. FB24 encodes:
- a CDS encoding Gfo/Idh/MocA family protein, translating to MTLKLRAGIIGTGFMGSVHAHAVRAAGGEVSAVAGRSPAAAEAAAAGLGARTAAESPEALIARDDVDVVHICTPNTTHADLARKAIAAGKAVVCEKPLATSVEDALELTDLADRAGVVTAVPFVYRFYPAVREARDRILRGDAGRLWLLHGSYLQDWLAGADATNWRVDSTLGGASRAFGDIGVHWCDLMEFTTGHRITRLVAKTSRAYDQRETGGQLSSVATEDGAALLFETDHGAAGSLVVSQVSPGRKNRLWFSFDGTEASFSFNQERPDTLHIGRTDSSSQIAVGPQTLTTSGGRRYNRLPPGHPQGYQDSFNAFVADAYAAVQGQEPEGLPTFRDGLRAARLTEALVTSAARQVWVNVPGPTSPSNISNLPSEVERQKQ from the coding sequence GTGACCTTAAAACTACGAGCCGGAATTATCGGTACAGGATTCATGGGCTCCGTCCACGCGCACGCAGTGCGCGCAGCGGGGGGCGAAGTCAGTGCAGTCGCCGGGCGCAGTCCGGCTGCCGCTGAGGCAGCGGCAGCCGGACTCGGCGCCCGAACCGCGGCAGAGTCCCCCGAGGCGCTGATCGCAAGAGACGACGTGGATGTCGTACACATCTGCACCCCCAACACCACTCACGCCGACCTCGCACGCAAGGCCATCGCAGCCGGGAAAGCCGTGGTTTGTGAGAAGCCCCTCGCGACCAGTGTTGAGGACGCCCTCGAACTGACCGACCTCGCGGACAGGGCAGGCGTCGTCACGGCTGTGCCCTTCGTCTACCGGTTCTATCCGGCCGTTCGCGAAGCACGCGATCGTATCCTCCGCGGTGACGCCGGCCGGCTCTGGCTGCTCCACGGCTCGTACCTTCAGGATTGGCTGGCCGGCGCAGACGCCACAAACTGGCGGGTCGATTCGACGCTCGGAGGAGCCTCCAGGGCATTCGGTGACATCGGCGTGCACTGGTGCGACCTGATGGAATTCACCACAGGGCACAGAATCACCAGACTAGTGGCCAAGACCAGCCGGGCTTACGACCAACGCGAAACCGGAGGACAGTTGTCCTCCGTGGCTACCGAGGACGGGGCCGCGCTCCTATTCGAGACCGACCACGGAGCCGCAGGCTCCCTGGTAGTCAGCCAGGTGAGCCCGGGCCGAAAAAACCGCCTGTGGTTCTCGTTCGACGGGACCGAAGCGTCATTCAGCTTCAACCAGGAGCGGCCGGACACACTTCACATCGGCCGCACGGACTCCAGTTCCCAAATCGCCGTCGGACCGCAAACCCTCACCACCTCTGGCGGACGCCGCTACAACAGGCTCCCCCCGGGTCATCCGCAGGGATACCAGGACAGCTTCAATGCCTTTGTCGCGGACGCATATGCGGCCGTCCAGGGTCAAGAACCCGAAGGGCTGCCCACCTTTCGGGACGGACTCCGGGCAGCCCGCCTCACTGAGGCACTGGTTACCTCCGCCGCCCGGCAGGTGTGGGTCAACGTCCCCGGACCTACATCCCCCTCTAATATTTCCAACCTTCCTTCGGAAGTTGAAAGGCAAAAGCAATGA
- a CDS encoding sugar phosphate isomerase/epimerase family protein, with protein sequence MKLGYCSITWGGVVGHPGGVTSVKDLFYLTHGSMKDAIHDIASVGYEGVEMFDGNLAEYADKPEVLKELLNSSGVSLTSVYTGANFIYADILPDELHRIHRSAELAANFGADRLVVGGGARRAAGTTDEDYHRLGRALDSVTDIAESFGLSASYHPHLTTIVESPDELDKLMPLTRIGFCPDTAHLAAGGADPAAVIRKYPDRIRHVHLKDFRQDPFTFLPLGQGELDFPDILAAIRESGYDSWLMVELDNYDGDPREAAELSMKYLEKLL encoded by the coding sequence ATGAAACTTGGTTACTGTTCCATCACTTGGGGTGGCGTTGTCGGCCATCCCGGAGGCGTGACAAGCGTCAAAGACCTCTTCTACCTAACCCACGGATCCATGAAGGACGCCATCCACGACATCGCATCTGTCGGATACGAAGGCGTCGAGATGTTCGACGGCAACCTTGCGGAATACGCAGACAAGCCCGAGGTGCTTAAAGAGCTCCTGAACAGCTCCGGGGTCTCCCTGACTAGCGTGTATACCGGCGCCAATTTCATCTATGCCGACATCCTTCCCGATGAACTGCACAGAATCCACCGCTCTGCCGAACTAGCAGCGAACTTCGGAGCTGACCGACTGGTAGTCGGAGGTGGAGCACGGCGCGCAGCAGGTACCACAGACGAGGACTACCACCGCCTCGGCCGGGCGCTGGACAGCGTGACGGACATCGCGGAAAGTTTCGGGCTGTCAGCAAGCTACCACCCGCACCTGACCACGATCGTCGAAAGCCCGGACGAGCTGGACAAGCTGATGCCGCTGACCCGAATCGGCTTCTGCCCGGACACCGCCCATCTCGCGGCCGGCGGAGCGGACCCGGCCGCGGTCATCCGGAAGTACCCCGACAGAATCCGACATGTCCACCTCAAGGACTTCCGGCAAGACCCGTTTACTTTCCTCCCCCTGGGCCAGGGCGAACTCGACTTCCCGGACATCCTCGCCGCAATCCGAGAGAGCGGATACGACAGCTGGCTCATGGTCGAACTCGACAACTACGACGGGGACCCCCGGGAAGCTGCCGAACTGAGTATGAAGTACCTCGAGAAGCTCCTCTAA
- a CDS encoding ABC transporter permease, with protein MSKANTIAPRDTAAPRNFGTILKELDWRRYVIYIGFVVVFLFFAILLRDQGFLSPNNLLNIFRQTATITVIAVGMTYVISCAEIDLSVGSVAGLSSVCTAMALSQWGLIPGILAGLAVGLVVGSINGALVSLLGIPSFLVTLGMLGIAVGVAQWITASAPQPILNDTFNMLFGSGDFGPVPGLVVWSAIFVAIGAVVLNRTKFGRQVLATGGNRNAAEFTGINTKRIKFQVLLISGMVASVAGMLYAGRLQSGRFQWGSGDELSAIAAVILGGTSLFGGFGSIMGTLFGALLIGLINNGLILAGLDSSQQQVVRGAIIILAVALARKK; from the coding sequence GTGAGCAAGGCAAACACCATCGCGCCCCGGGACACCGCGGCACCACGCAATTTCGGCACCATCCTGAAAGAACTCGACTGGCGACGTTACGTCATCTACATCGGCTTTGTCGTCGTCTTCCTCTTCTTCGCCATTCTGCTCCGCGATCAGGGCTTCCTGTCGCCGAACAACCTGCTGAACATTTTCCGGCAAACTGCCACAATCACCGTCATCGCCGTAGGTATGACATACGTCATCTCTTGTGCAGAAATCGACCTAAGCGTCGGATCGGTGGCCGGGTTGTCCAGCGTCTGCACGGCCATGGCGTTGTCCCAGTGGGGCCTGATCCCCGGAATCCTCGCCGGCCTTGCCGTCGGCCTCGTGGTCGGGTCAATAAATGGCGCACTGGTCAGTCTCCTTGGCATCCCCTCCTTCCTCGTGACGCTCGGCATGCTGGGTATCGCCGTCGGAGTCGCCCAGTGGATCACGGCCTCAGCCCCCCAGCCGATCCTGAATGACACCTTCAACATGCTGTTCGGATCCGGTGACTTCGGCCCCGTACCGGGCCTGGTTGTCTGGAGCGCCATCTTCGTTGCCATCGGCGCCGTCGTACTGAACCGCACCAAGTTCGGCCGACAGGTCCTAGCTACCGGCGGTAACCGCAACGCCGCGGAATTCACGGGCATCAACACCAAACGAATCAAATTCCAGGTGCTCCTCATCTCCGGCATGGTCGCGAGCGTTGCCGGCATGCTGTACGCCGGCCGCCTCCAGTCCGGCCGCTTCCAGTGGGGATCGGGCGATGAGCTCTCCGCCATCGCCGCCGTCATCCTCGGCGGGACAAGCCTGTTCGGCGGATTTGGCTCCATCATGGGAACGCTCTTCGGCGCCCTCCTGATTGGCTTGATCAACAACGGACTGATCCTGGCCGGCCTCGACAGCAGCCAGCAGCAGGTGGTCCGCGGCGCCATCATCATCCTGGCCGTCGCCCTCGCCCGGAAGAAATAG
- a CDS encoding Gfo/Idh/MocA family protein gives MQNLNVGLIGGGFMGKAHSLAYAAMPMFFWPAPALPVRKVIAEANTELAAEAARRFGFENSTSDWRSIIDDPDIDVVDIATPNHLHAEIAIAAAEAGKHIICEKPLARTGEEAKAMYDAVKDANIVHMVAFNYRRTPAVALAKKYIEEGSIGRILSFRGTYLQDWSADPNSPLSWRFQKSVAGSGALGDIATHVIDMARYLVGEFSAVNAVLSTWIPERPLQTGGADALGTVRGGEGPRGQVDVDDEVMTMIRFANGAVGSVEATRNAHGRNNYITFEIHGTEGSIVFNYERRDELQVCFASDQADRRGFRTVYTGPAHPYGEGLWPIPALGIGYGETKIIEAYDFFKAIAEGGSVSPNFADGYQTALIDDAIVESAQKESWVQVPLITD, from the coding sequence ATGCAAAACCTCAACGTCGGCCTCATCGGAGGCGGCTTCATGGGCAAGGCCCACTCCCTCGCTTACGCCGCCATGCCCATGTTCTTTTGGCCAGCACCGGCGCTCCCGGTCCGCAAAGTCATCGCTGAAGCCAACACGGAACTGGCTGCCGAAGCGGCCCGCCGCTTCGGCTTCGAGAACTCCACGTCGGACTGGCGCAGCATCATCGACGATCCGGACATCGACGTCGTAGACATCGCCACGCCCAACCACCTCCACGCCGAAATCGCCATAGCCGCCGCCGAAGCAGGCAAGCACATCATCTGCGAAAAGCCGCTTGCACGCACAGGCGAAGAAGCCAAGGCTATGTACGATGCGGTCAAAGACGCCAATATCGTCCACATGGTCGCATTCAACTACCGGCGGACCCCCGCAGTCGCGCTGGCGAAGAAGTACATTGAGGAAGGATCCATAGGCCGCATCCTCAGCTTCCGCGGAACCTATCTGCAGGACTGGAGCGCCGACCCCAACTCCCCCTTGTCCTGGCGTTTCCAGAAGTCGGTCGCCGGTTCCGGCGCCCTTGGCGACATCGCAACACACGTCATTGACATGGCCAGGTATCTTGTCGGAGAGTTCAGCGCCGTCAATGCTGTCCTGTCGACCTGGATCCCGGAGCGCCCCCTCCAAACAGGCGGTGCCGATGCACTTGGCACCGTTCGCGGCGGTGAAGGCCCGCGTGGCCAGGTTGACGTCGACGACGAAGTCATGACGATGATTCGCTTCGCAAATGGAGCCGTGGGATCCGTCGAGGCGACACGTAACGCGCATGGGAGGAACAACTACATCACCTTCGAAATCCATGGAACGGAAGGCAGCATCGTCTTCAACTACGAACGACGCGACGAGCTGCAAGTGTGCTTCGCTTCGGACCAGGCCGACCGCCGGGGATTCCGGACCGTGTACACGGGGCCGGCTCACCCATACGGAGAAGGCCTCTGGCCCATTCCAGCTCTAGGCATCGGTTATGGGGAAACGAAGATCATCGAAGCGTACGACTTCTTCAAGGCCATCGCAGAAGGCGGATCAGTAAGCCCCAATTTCGCCGACGGCTACCAGACCGCGCTCATCGACGACGCCATCGTCGAATCCGCTCAAAAAGAGTCATGGGTCCAGGTTCCACTGATCACCGATTGA